A stretch of the Aphis gossypii isolate Hap1 chromosome 2, ASM2018417v2, whole genome shotgun sequence genome encodes the following:
- the LOC114123325 gene encoding uncharacterized protein LOC114123325: protein MHSQRWMFTSPGGENEYKKPSVTRAHYDAVVEAKKAQEENHIETESERKRRLLEDFMWQQMTKKKLEQIEKQQQRANETKACSTYAEAFALPGFEVKELGIEIDEELQQKYPLYTDIGMSLNVRNISTIKAKDPVHKSYPKLFRKDSRFTSRLSNPMDNHAPVAPGHFAYI, encoded by the exons atgCATAGTCAACGATGGATGTTTACTTCACCGGGCGGAGAAAACGAATACAAGAAACCTTCAGTCACCCGAGCACATTATGACGCGGTTGTCGAAGCAAAGAAGGCGCAGGAGGAAAATCATATCGAGACTGAAAGCG AACGCAAGAGACGATTGTTGGAGGATTTCATGTGGCAACAGATGACCAAGAAGAAGTTGGAGCAGATTGAAAAGCAACAGCAACGAGCTAACGAGACCAAAGCCTGTAGTACGTACGCAGAAGCCTTTGCCTTGCCAGGATTTGAAGTTAAAGAACTGGGCATCGAAATCGATGAAGAA cttcAACAAAAATACCCTCTGTACACCGATATCGGAATGTCGTTAAATGTTAGAAACATAAGTACGATTAAAGCAAAAGATCCTGTACATAAATCTTATCCAAAATTGTTCAGAAAAGACAGTCGCTTTACCAGTCGTCTGAGTAATCCAATGGATAATCATGCTCCAGTTGCACCTGGCCATTTTGCATACAtctaa